One window of Streptomyces sp. FIT100 genomic DNA carries:
- a CDS encoding non-ribosomal peptide synthetase, translated as MSAQDAATDTGSGGRDVFHRPVAPTEWSYLAAARRGGLLVIQLVVEGDGAVDALALSRAVAAASQSCPGARLVRRGRTWVDGGDPARVVVVDGRHFDRTKLTGVPGLTVPLDGAEGRPNCEVLLLTGEPGTVVFRASHAVMDFKGVAMWAAEVFRVLRDEPPHGATGTLADHTLLDMVGRTGQRPPLRLDQRSPLGGRPGNDRVWRRRTPAGRHPALAAKVAAAVAGAVPGPTARIMVPVDLRRHAPEAASTANLALPVFLDIPAGEGADTVHRRLLGALASRRELAAGAEAALARLPLPAAAALLGASRAAATARHRYLASAIVSNGGRLAPADYSTGEFTATSVYALPVHAPLVPVSIALLELPDRTELVVSAQGAEDAGARCEDLLDRVESALGSATPAARATPIGPPRECLHSSVVRPKGGPGGVWCVRSQGGGGGVHAVGAPPAPEGSRGTSATDDNAAWGHLPCPKGYGGGGTSQARALGEGAGHHGADGTSKTRPTAPGAAELLLAPGPGGLPPLDTTVVQLLRARAARRPDAAAVLGEGLRWSYADLDRRSDAVAARLLARGVGRGEVVGVLADRSALGLAGVWGVLKAGAAFMPIDVRNPVQRVEELLADAKARFCLRETAPPGRTERSGCTTLLLEDAARDEPALDEAQRAALMAAAPGPDDLAYVIHTSGSTGRPKGVQTEHRSLANVVGWAAPVMRCDEETRAAYSFSPGFDFSILQIFPPLVHGGAVVPVPGELDHVKLREMLSGRRINTLGLTPTHLDLAARLGIRPTGIRALQVGGETLTAAGSRRARDAFGPDCLFVNIYGPTETTVACTIAVIDGSDEGDGGTGRPSAPIGVPVHRTSVAVLDQQGNEVPDGEPGELHVTGVQLARGYLGRPDLTADRFVHLPDGRRAYRTGDLVLRLPDGRLEHTGRIDTQIKIRGHRVEPAEVEAALTALPSIGQCAVVARPRPGSGVLALCAFVVPAGDAGGGIDEAAVRERLAQSLPPHLVPSSVRTLPRLPETAGGKTDRRALPNPFAPAAADQGRSVVTEGPAMPRAAVVHVPTPHAEGVEDGEDSEGVEVSPGPGVAAVTARIWARVLRCDAADLGSSSDFHALGGDSLAVLEMLAALGEELLGESSAQQFLDRLGPFNEKLTLGRVVETVEALRDVS; from the coding sequence ATGTCCGCGCAGGATGCCGCCACGGACACCGGGAGCGGCGGCAGGGACGTGTTCCACCGGCCCGTGGCCCCCACCGAGTGGTCCTATCTGGCCGCCGCCCGGCGGGGTGGGCTGCTGGTGATCCAGCTCGTGGTCGAGGGGGACGGCGCGGTCGACGCCCTGGCCCTGAGCCGGGCTGTCGCCGCGGCCTCGCAGTCCTGCCCCGGCGCGCGACTGGTGCGCCGTGGCCGAACGTGGGTCGACGGTGGAGATCCGGCCAGGGTCGTGGTGGTCGACGGAAGGCACTTCGACCGTACGAAGCTCACGGGAGTGCCGGGACTCACCGTCCCGCTGGACGGGGCGGAGGGCCGCCCGAACTGCGAGGTGCTGCTGCTCACCGGCGAACCCGGCACCGTCGTCTTCCGCGCCTCCCACGCGGTGATGGACTTCAAGGGCGTCGCGATGTGGGCGGCCGAGGTGTTCCGCGTTCTGCGCGACGAGCCGCCGCACGGGGCGACGGGCACGCTGGCCGACCACACATTGCTCGACATGGTCGGACGGACGGGGCAGCGGCCACCACTCCGGCTCGATCAGCGCTCGCCGCTCGGGGGCCGGCCGGGGAACGACCGGGTGTGGCGGCGGCGTACGCCGGCCGGCCGGCACCCGGCGCTGGCAGCGAAGGTGGCGGCCGCGGTCGCCGGGGCCGTACCGGGCCCGACGGCCCGGATCATGGTCCCGGTGGACCTGAGGCGCCATGCCCCCGAGGCGGCGTCCACGGCGAACCTGGCGCTGCCCGTGTTCCTCGACATCCCGGCCGGAGAGGGCGCGGACACGGTCCACCGGAGGCTGCTCGGCGCGCTGGCCTCCCGGCGGGAACTGGCGGCCGGGGCCGAGGCGGCGCTGGCCCGCCTGCCCTTGCCCGCCGCCGCGGCACTGCTCGGCGCCTCGCGCGCCGCGGCCACGGCACGGCACCGGTATCTCGCCTCGGCCATCGTGTCGAACGGAGGACGGCTGGCCCCGGCGGACTACAGCACCGGGGAGTTCACCGCGACCAGCGTGTACGCCCTCCCGGTGCACGCGCCCCTGGTGCCGGTCAGCATCGCCCTGCTGGAACTCCCCGACCGCACCGAACTGGTGGTCTCCGCCCAGGGTGCCGAGGACGCCGGCGCGCGGTGCGAGGACCTGCTGGACCGTGTCGAGTCGGCGCTCGGCAGCGCCACGCCGGCGGCGCGCGCCACCCCGATCGGACCGCCGAGGGAGTGTCTTCACAGCAGCGTCGTCCGCCCGAAGGGCGGGCCCGGCGGTGTCTGGTGCGTGCGATCGCAGGGCGGAGGAGGGGGAGTCCATGCGGTGGGGGCACCTCCCGCGCCCGAAGGGTCACGGGGGACATCGGCGACCGACGACAACGCGGCGTGGGGGCACCTCCCGTGCCCGAAGGGCTACGGGGGTGGGGGCACCTCCCAGGCGCGAGCTCTGGGGGAGGGTGCCGGACACCACGGGGCAGACGGGACTTCGAAGACACGACCTACGGCGCCCGGGGCGGCAGAACTGCTGCTCGCTCCCGGTCCAGGAGGTCTTCCGCCCCTCGACACCACGGTGGTGCAGCTGCTGCGTGCGCGGGCAGCCCGCCGACCGGACGCGGCCGCAGTGCTCGGCGAGGGATTGCGCTGGTCGTACGCGGATCTCGACCGCCGTTCCGACGCGGTCGCCGCCCGACTGCTTGCCCGTGGCGTCGGCCGAGGGGAGGTCGTCGGTGTCCTGGCGGACCGCTCCGCCCTCGGCCTTGCCGGGGTCTGGGGAGTCCTCAAGGCGGGTGCGGCCTTCATGCCCATCGACGTACGCAATCCGGTGCAGCGGGTCGAAGAGCTGCTGGCCGACGCGAAGGCACGCTTCTGCCTCAGGGAGACGGCCCCGCCCGGAAGGACGGAGCGCAGCGGCTGCACGACGCTGCTCCTCGAAGACGCGGCACGAGACGAACCGGCACTGGACGAGGCACAGCGTGCCGCGCTCATGGCCGCCGCTCCCGGCCCGGACGATCTGGCGTACGTCATCCACACCTCGGGTTCCACGGGTAGGCCCAAGGGCGTGCAGACCGAGCACCGCAGCCTGGCCAACGTCGTCGGCTGGGCAGCACCCGTCATGCGGTGCGACGAGGAGACCCGGGCCGCGTACTCCTTCTCGCCCGGCTTCGACTTCTCGATCCTCCAGATCTTCCCGCCTCTGGTGCACGGGGGCGCCGTCGTCCCCGTGCCCGGCGAGCTCGACCACGTCAAGCTGCGGGAGATGCTCTCCGGACGGAGGATCAACACCCTCGGGCTGACACCCACCCATCTCGACCTCGCCGCACGCCTCGGCATCCGGCCCACGGGCATCCGGGCGCTCCAGGTCGGCGGCGAGACCCTCACCGCGGCGGGCAGCCGCCGGGCCCGTGACGCCTTCGGACCGGACTGTCTCTTCGTCAACATCTACGGGCCCACCGAGACAACGGTGGCCTGCACCATCGCTGTCATCGACGGCTCCGACGAAGGGGACGGCGGCACCGGACGCCCGTCCGCCCCGATCGGCGTTCCCGTGCACCGGACTTCCGTCGCGGTGCTGGACCAGCAGGGAAACGAGGTCCCGGACGGCGAGCCGGGCGAACTCCATGTGACCGGTGTCCAGCTCGCCCGCGGCTACCTCGGCCGCCCCGACCTGACGGCCGACCGGTTCGTCCACCTCCCGGACGGCCGGCGTGCCTACCGCACCGGCGACCTGGTGCTCCGCCTTCCCGACGGCCGGCTGGAGCACACGGGCAGGATCGACACCCAGATCAAGATCCGCGGCCACCGGGTCGAGCCGGCCGAGGTCGAGGCGGCGCTCACCGCCCTGCCGAGCATCGGACAGTGCGCGGTGGTGGCCCGTCCTCGGCCCGGCAGCGGCGTGCTGGCGCTGTGCGCCTTCGTGGTCCCGGCCGGGGACGCCGGAGGCGGAATCGACGAGGCCGCGGTACGGGAGCGTCTGGCGCAGTCGTTGCCGCCGCATCTGGTGCCGTCGTCGGTGCGTACGCTGCCCCGGCTCCCGGAGACCGCCGGCGGCAAGACGGACCGCCGCGCGTTGCCGAACCCCTTCGCCCCCGCGGCCGCGGACCAGGGGCGGTCCGTGGTCACGGAGGGCCCGGCCATGCCGCGGGCAGCGGTCGTGCATGTCCCGACCCCCCACGCTGAGGGCGTTGAGGACGGTGAGGACAGTGAGGGCGTTGAGGTCAGTCCGGGTCCCGGCGTCGCGGCGGTGACGGCACGCATATGGGCGCGCGTCCTGCGGTGTGACGCCGCCGACCTCGGGTCCTCGTCCGACTTCCACGCGCTGGGCGGCGATTCGCTCGCCGTGCTGGAGATGCTGGCCGCACTCGGTGAGGAACTACTGGGCGAATCGTCTGCGCAGCAGTTCCTGGACAGGCTCGGGCCGTTCAACGAGAAGCTGACGCTCGGCCGGGTCGTCGAGACCGTCGAGGCCCTGCGGGACGTGTCGTGA
- a CDS encoding formyltransferase family protein, translating into MIFVGEGALLWRAVQHTLDSGLPVDLVCGPAASSPPASARPDVPVLAVTDINAVAGELVAACTDGVVWSLNNRMIFRAPVLSTGLRVLNVHHGPLPAYRGLPEVALVYAILRGEREFAATLHQVDAGIDTGPTLAAAPYPIGPHEPYHAVLRRGTQACHGLFERCLPRIAADPVWTGEPGRTATTTAGDGYFGREALAGLRRYRDHPSFARATDLGFLAGFLPELTAVLRH; encoded by the coding sequence GTGATCTTCGTCGGAGAAGGCGCGCTGCTCTGGCGCGCGGTACAGCACACGCTCGACAGCGGCCTGCCCGTGGACCTGGTCTGCGGGCCGGCCGCCTCCAGCCCGCCGGCCTCGGCCAGGCCCGATGTCCCCGTCCTGGCCGTCACGGACATCAACGCCGTTGCCGGGGAGCTGGTGGCCGCCTGCACGGACGGGGTCGTCTGGTCGCTCAACAACAGGATGATCTTCCGCGCGCCGGTGCTGTCCACCGGGCTGCGCGTCCTCAACGTCCATCACGGCCCGCTGCCCGCCTACCGAGGGCTGCCAGAAGTCGCCCTGGTGTACGCGATATTGCGGGGCGAGCGGGAGTTCGCCGCGACACTCCACCAGGTGGACGCGGGCATCGACACCGGACCGACGCTGGCCGCCGCCCCCTATCCGATCGGCCCGCACGAGCCGTACCACGCGGTGCTGCGGCGAGGCACGCAAGCCTGCCACGGGCTCTTCGAGCGCTGTCTGCCCCGCATCGCGGCCGACCCTGTCTGGACGGGCGAGCCGGGCCGGACCGCCACGACCACCGCCGGTGACGGCTATTTCGGCCGTGAGGCGCTGGCGGGCCTGCGCCGGTACCGCGATCACCCGTCCTTCGCCCGCGCGACCGACCTCGGTTTCCTGGCCGGATTCCTGCCCGAGCTGACCGCGGTTCTGCGCCACTGA
- a CDS encoding ABC transporter ATP-binding protein codes for MLLDVRDLHVEFRTRDGIAKAVNGVSYAVDAGETLAVLGESGSGKSVTAQAVMGILDAPPGRITGGEVLFQGRDLLRLGERERRKVRGAGMAMIFQDALSALNPVLTVGDQLAEMFTVHRGMSRKDARAKAVELMDRVRIPAAKERLGQYPHQFSGGMRQRIMIAMALALEPALIIADEPTTALDVTVQAQVMDLLAELQRELGMGLVLITHDLGVVADVADRIAVMYAGRIVETAPVHDLYKAPAHPYTRGLLDSIPRLDGKGRELYAIKGLPPNLLHIPSGCAFHPRCPMAQDVCTTDEPDLFDVRRDRGSACFFYRECLRG; via the coding sequence ATGCTGCTCGACGTACGCGATCTGCACGTGGAGTTCCGTACCCGCGACGGGATCGCCAAGGCCGTCAACGGGGTCTCGTACGCGGTCGACGCGGGCGAGACGCTCGCCGTCCTCGGCGAGTCCGGCTCCGGGAAGTCCGTCACGGCGCAGGCCGTCATGGGCATCCTCGACGCCCCGCCCGGCCGGATCACCGGCGGCGAGGTCCTCTTCCAGGGCCGGGACCTGCTGCGGCTCGGTGAGCGCGAGCGGCGCAAGGTGCGCGGCGCCGGAATGGCGATGATCTTCCAGGACGCCCTCTCGGCTCTCAACCCGGTGCTGACCGTGGGCGACCAGCTCGCCGAGATGTTCACCGTGCACCGCGGTATGTCCCGCAAGGACGCGCGGGCGAAGGCCGTCGAGCTGATGGACCGGGTCCGCATCCCGGCGGCCAAGGAGCGGCTCGGCCAGTACCCGCACCAGTTCAGCGGCGGAATGCGCCAGCGCATCATGATCGCCATGGCGCTGGCCCTGGAACCGGCCCTGATCATCGCCGACGAACCGACCACGGCGCTGGACGTCACCGTCCAGGCCCAGGTGATGGACCTGCTCGCGGAGCTCCAGCGCGAACTGGGCATGGGCCTCGTCCTCATCACCCACGACCTCGGCGTCGTCGCGGACGTCGCCGACCGGATCGCCGTGATGTACGCGGGCCGGATCGTCGAGACCGCCCCCGTCCACGACCTCTACAAGGCGCCCGCCCACCCGTACACCCGCGGACTGCTCGACTCCATCCCGCGCTTGGACGGCAAGGGCCGGGAGCTGTACGCGATCAAGGGCCTCCCGCCCAACCTCCTGCACATCCCGTCCGGCTGCGCCTTCCATCCGCGCTGCCCGATGGCCCAGGACGTGTGCACGACCGACGAGCCCGACCTCTTCGACGTGCGCCGGGACCGCGGCAGCGCCTGCTTCTTCTACCGGGAGTGCCTCCGTGGCTGA
- a CDS encoding GNAT family N-acetyltransferase, whose protein sequence is MDPTSVTLRPATPADAPAVHRLLNDIDTIEIGHPETDLHMVENDIAGNDTWLAEEDGKPVAFGMVWEETGEPVDDLAPGTARVGGDLYALPGRTAETAALLAAVEGRAAGLAADAGAERALVHLGLSTATTVDTAQLESRGWRPVRRYNVLTREVDDALTPPGLPAGTGLRVCRTEHERRLVHALLEEAFAEHYDHQTRTYEQWLERRELRGPVDWSLVWIARVEGVGDAAALFGSDNRDAMGWVGALGVLREARGRGIGELLLRRAFAEFAGRGRTTVGLAVDTGNTTGALRLYERCGMSVHYAADTWELTVDRKG, encoded by the coding sequence ATGGATCCGACCTCCGTCACGCTGCGCCCCGCGACCCCCGCCGACGCGCCCGCCGTCCACCGGCTGCTCAACGACATCGACACGATCGAGATCGGGCATCCCGAGACCGACCTCCACATGGTCGAGAACGACATCGCAGGGAACGACACCTGGCTCGCCGAGGAGGACGGGAAGCCCGTCGCCTTCGGCATGGTCTGGGAGGAGACCGGCGAGCCCGTGGACGACCTGGCACCCGGAACGGCGCGGGTCGGCGGCGATCTGTACGCGCTGCCCGGGCGGACCGCCGAGACCGCGGCGCTGCTCGCGGCCGTGGAGGGCAGGGCCGCCGGGTTGGCGGCGGACGCGGGGGCCGAGCGCGCCCTCGTCCACCTGGGGCTGTCCACCGCCACGACGGTGGACACGGCACAGCTGGAGTCGCGCGGCTGGCGGCCCGTACGCCGGTACAACGTGCTGACGCGCGAGGTCGACGATGCGCTCACGCCGCCCGGGCTCCCCGCCGGGACCGGCCTTCGCGTGTGCCGGACGGAGCACGAGCGCAGGCTCGTCCACGCGCTCCTGGAGGAGGCGTTCGCCGAGCACTACGACCACCAGACGCGCACGTACGAGCAGTGGCTGGAGCGGAGAGAACTGCGGGGCCCCGTCGACTGGTCCCTGGTGTGGATCGCCCGGGTCGAGGGCGTCGGCGACGCCGCCGCGCTGTTCGGGAGCGACAACCGCGACGCGATGGGCTGGGTGGGCGCGCTCGGGGTGCTCCGCGAGGCCCGTGGCCGCGGGATCGGCGAGCTCCTGCTGCGCCGGGCGTTCGCCGAGTTCGCGGGCCGCGGCCGGACGACCGTGGGGCTCGCGGTCGACACCGGCAACACCACGGGCGCGCTGCGGCTGTACGAGCGCTGCGGCATGTCCGTGCACTACGCCGCCGACACCTGGGAGCTGACGGTGGACCGGAAGGGCTGA
- a CDS encoding ABC transporter substrate-binding protein — MRRTAHSTWAACAAAVALAATGCGGGGDGGGGADGIVSSSWGDPPNPLEPANTNEVQGGKVLDMVFRGLKRYDPKTGEAQNMLAEKIETADSTTFTVTLKDGWTFSNGEKVTAQSFVDAWNYGAHLKNNQRNAYFFGYIEGYDQVHPESGEPTAETMSGLKVTGPLTFTVKLTQKFSTWPETLGYPAFAPLPKAFFTDRSGWLAKPVGNGPYAVDSYARGSQMSLRRWDQYPGDDKAKNGGIDLKVYTDNNTAYTDLMAGNLDLVDDVPAAQLKNVKADLGDRYINTPAGIIQTIAFPYYDAAWNKPGQEKVRKGLSMAINRQQITDTIFQKTRTPARDWTSPVLGADGGYDPELCGDSCTYNPAEAKKLVAEGGGLPGGQLKITYNADSGSHKEWIDAVCNSINNALGNDRACVGGPVGTFADFRNQITQSKLAGPFRAGWQMDYPLIQNFLQPLYYTNASSNDGKWSNPEFDRLVDEANAESDTAKAVETFQRAEEVVRDQMAAIPLWYQNGSAGYSERIGNVTLNQFSVPVYEEITVS; from the coding sequence ATGCGCCGAACCGCGCACAGCACGTGGGCCGCCTGCGCCGCCGCCGTCGCCCTCGCGGCGACGGGCTGCGGCGGCGGGGGCGACGGCGGCGGCGGGGCCGACGGCATCGTCAGCTCCTCCTGGGGTGACCCGCCCAATCCGCTGGAGCCCGCGAACACCAACGAGGTCCAGGGCGGCAAGGTCCTCGACATGGTCTTCCGCGGTCTCAAGCGCTACGACCCGAAGACCGGCGAGGCACAGAACATGCTCGCCGAGAAGATCGAGACCGCCGACTCCACCACCTTCACCGTCACGCTCAAGGACGGCTGGACCTTCTCCAACGGAGAGAAGGTCACCGCCCAGTCCTTCGTCGACGCCTGGAACTACGGCGCCCACCTCAAGAACAACCAGCGCAACGCCTACTTCTTCGGCTACATCGAGGGCTACGACCAGGTCCACCCCGAATCCGGCGAGCCCACCGCCGAGACCATGAGCGGACTGAAGGTCACCGGCCCGCTCACCTTCACGGTCAAGCTCACCCAGAAGTTCTCCACCTGGCCCGAGACCCTCGGCTACCCCGCCTTCGCGCCGCTGCCCAAGGCGTTCTTCACCGACCGCTCCGGCTGGCTGGCCAAGCCCGTGGGCAACGGTCCCTACGCGGTCGACTCGTACGCCCGGGGCTCCCAGATGTCCCTGCGCCGCTGGGACCAGTACCCCGGCGACGACAAGGCGAAGAACGGCGGCATCGACCTCAAGGTCTACACCGACAACAACACGGCCTACACCGATCTGATGGCCGGCAACCTCGACCTCGTCGACGACGTCCCGGCCGCCCAGCTCAAGAACGTCAAGGCCGACCTCGGCGACCGCTACATCAACACCCCCGCCGGGATCATCCAGACCATCGCCTTCCCCTACTACGACGCGGCCTGGAACAAGCCGGGCCAGGAGAAGGTCCGCAAGGGCCTGTCCATGGCGATCAACCGGCAGCAGATCACCGACACGATCTTCCAGAAGACCCGCACCCCCGCCAGGGACTGGACCTCACCGGTGCTCGGCGCGGACGGCGGCTACGACCCCGAGCTGTGCGGCGACTCCTGCACCTACAACCCGGCCGAGGCGAAGAAGCTGGTCGCGGAGGGCGGCGGGCTCCCCGGCGGCCAGCTGAAGATCACGTACAACGCCGACAGCGGCTCGCACAAGGAGTGGATCGACGCCGTCTGCAACTCCATCAACAACGCGCTCGGCAACGACCGGGCCTGCGTCGGCGGCCCGGTCGGCACCTTCGCCGACTTCCGCAACCAGATCACCCAGTCCAAGCTGGCCGGCCCCTTCCGGGCGGGCTGGCAGATGGACTACCCGCTCATCCAGAACTTCCTCCAGCCGCTCTACTACACCAACGCCTCGTCCAACGACGGCAAGTGGAGCAACCCCGAGTTCGACCGGCTCGTCGACGAGGCCAACGCCGAGTCCGACACGGCGAAGGCCGTCGAGACCTTCCAGCGTGCCGAGGAGGTCGTACGGGACCAGATGGCCGCGATCCCGCTCTGGTACCAGAACGGCAGCGCCGGCTACTCGGAGCGGATCGGCAACGTGACGCTGAACCAGTTCAGCGTCCCCGTCTACGAGGAGATCACGGTCAGCTGA
- a CDS encoding NAD(P)-dependent oxidoreductase: protein MKVLVTGASGFLGSHIVDACAGAGDEVRVLVRERSDLRYLRTVPGVEFVYGDLRDTASVRRAVDGVDAVHHSAARVTDRGTRRQFWDENVVGTERLVTAAREAGARRFVFISSPSALMAVRGGDRLGIDESEPYPARHLHHYSETKAAAERLVLAADGADFTTVALRPRAVWGPRDHSGFMPRLIAKMMTGSLPDLSGGRKVYASLCYCENAADACVRAARAEGVGGRAYFIADDEPVDVWSMLALLAERFGGRPPTGQVPRGLLRALAFTADMVWKLPPLARRSAPPLSRYSLALLTRSATYDTSAARRDLAPPPVDHDTGMVRLHAWIESIGGVDEFIRKVRQ from the coding sequence GTGAAAGTACTGGTGACAGGCGCCTCCGGGTTCCTGGGCAGCCATATCGTCGACGCCTGCGCAGGCGCTGGTGACGAGGTCCGCGTCCTCGTACGGGAGCGGAGCGACCTGCGGTATCTCCGCACCGTTCCCGGGGTCGAGTTCGTCTACGGGGATCTGCGCGACACCGCCTCGGTGCGCCGGGCGGTGGACGGCGTCGACGCGGTGCACCACAGCGCGGCGCGGGTCACCGACAGGGGTACGCGACGGCAGTTCTGGGACGAGAACGTCGTGGGCACGGAGCGCCTCGTGACGGCTGCCCGGGAGGCCGGGGCGCGGCGCTTCGTATTCATCAGCAGCCCCAGCGCGCTGATGGCCGTCCGCGGCGGCGACCGGCTCGGCATCGACGAGAGCGAGCCGTACCCGGCGCGTCATCTCCATCACTACTCCGAGACCAAGGCCGCCGCTGAGCGCCTGGTACTGGCCGCGGACGGCGCGGACTTCACCACCGTCGCGCTGCGCCCGCGGGCCGTGTGGGGACCGCGTGACCACTCCGGTTTCATGCCGCGGCTGATCGCGAAGATGATGACAGGCAGTCTGCCCGACCTCTCCGGTGGCCGGAAGGTGTACGCCTCGCTGTGCTACTGCGAGAACGCCGCCGACGCCTGTGTGCGGGCGGCCCGCGCCGAAGGAGTCGGCGGGCGTGCGTACTTCATCGCAGACGACGAACCGGTGGACGTCTGGAGCATGCTCGCCCTCCTCGCGGAGCGGTTCGGTGGCAGGCCGCCCACCGGACAGGTCCCGCGCGGTCTGCTGCGGGCGCTCGCGTTCACGGCGGACATGGTGTGGAAACTGCCGCCGCTGGCCCGGCGCTCCGCGCCGCCCCTGTCCCGGTACAGCCTGGCCCTGCTGACCCGTTCGGCGACGTACGACACATCGGCCGCACGCAGGGATCTGGCCCCGCCGCCGGTGGACCACGACACCGGGATGGTGAGGCTCCACGCATGGATCGAGAGCATCGGCGGCGTCGACGAATTCATCAGGAAAGTGAGGCAGTGA
- a CDS encoding ABC transporter permease, whose translation MPEPQYEDGQAIAPTGAGGGSDLAMSEAETLEKAPGAGPLGTGPGPADKPRSLWSDAWHDLRRNPVFIVSGLIIVFLVLISIWPSLIASGNPLDCDLAKAQEGSQPGHPFGFDGQGCDVYTRTVYGARNSVTVGVCATLGVALLGSVLGGLAGYFGALPDSLLSRLTDVFFAIPVVLGGLVLLSVVTSNTVWPVIGFMVLLGWPQLSRIARGSVITAKQNDYVQAARALGASHPRLLLRHIAPNAVAPVIVVATIALGTYIALEATLSFLGVGLRPPNVSWGIDISAASPYIRNAPHMLLWPAGALAVTVLAFIMLGDAVRDALDPKLR comes from the coding sequence ATGCCTGAGCCCCAGTACGAGGACGGGCAGGCCATCGCCCCCACCGGCGCCGGCGGCGGGTCCGACCTCGCCATGAGCGAGGCCGAGACCCTGGAGAAGGCGCCCGGCGCCGGTCCGCTCGGCACCGGACCGGGGCCGGCGGACAAGCCCCGCAGCCTCTGGTCCGACGCCTGGCACGATCTGCGCCGCAACCCCGTCTTCATCGTCTCGGGCCTGATCATCGTCTTCCTGGTGCTCATCTCGATCTGGCCCTCGCTGATCGCCTCCGGCAACCCGCTCGACTGCGACCTCGCCAAGGCCCAGGAGGGCTCCCAGCCCGGCCACCCCTTCGGCTTCGACGGCCAGGGCTGCGACGTCTACACCCGCACCGTGTACGGCGCCCGCAACTCCGTCACCGTCGGCGTCTGCGCGACCCTCGGCGTGGCCCTGCTCGGATCCGTACTCGGCGGCCTCGCCGGATACTTCGGCGCACTGCCGGACTCCCTGCTGTCCCGGCTCACCGACGTCTTCTTCGCCATCCCCGTCGTCCTCGGCGGCCTCGTCCTGCTCTCCGTCGTCACCAGCAACACCGTCTGGCCGGTGATCGGGTTCATGGTGCTGCTCGGCTGGCCACAGCTCTCCCGCATCGCCAGAGGCTCGGTGATCACCGCCAAACAGAACGACTACGTCCAGGCCGCCCGGGCCCTCGGCGCCTCCCACCCCCGGCTGCTGCTGCGCCACATCGCGCCCAACGCCGTCGCGCCGGTCATCGTCGTCGCGACCATCGCCCTCGGCACCTACATCGCGCTGGAGGCCACCCTGTCGTTCCTCGGCGTCGGGCTGCGCCCGCCCAACGTCTCCTGGGGCATCGACATCTCGGCCGCGTCGCCGTACATCCGCAACGCACCGCACATGCTGCTCTGGCCGGCCGGAGCGCTCGCCGTCACCGTGCTCGCGTTCATCATGCTCGGCGACGCGGTGCGCGACGCCCTCGACCCGAAACTGCGCTGA
- a CDS encoding ABC transporter permease: MGRYVIRRLLQMIPVFVGATLLIFLMVNVMGDPIAGLCGDRQCDPATAARLRQEFGLDKPVWQQYLTYMGNVFTGDFGTAFNGQPVTELMATAFPVTIRLTLVAIVFEIVIGITLGVLTGLRRGRPVDTSVLLLTLVVISVPTFVTGLLLQLLLGVEWGWIRPSVSPEAPLGELIVPGLVLASVSLAYVTRLTRTSIAENRRADYVRTAIAKGLPRRRVIGRHLLRNSLIPVVTFIGADIGALMGGAIVTERIFNIHGVGYQLYQGILRQNTQTVVGFVTVLVLVFLLVNLIVDLLYAVLDPRIRYA; encoded by the coding sequence ATGGGACGCTATGTGATCCGGCGTCTGCTGCAGATGATCCCCGTCTTCGTCGGCGCCACTCTGCTGATCTTCCTGATGGTGAACGTGATGGGCGACCCCATCGCGGGCCTGTGCGGCGACCGGCAGTGCGACCCCGCGACCGCCGCCCGGCTGCGCCAGGAGTTCGGCCTCGACAAGCCGGTCTGGCAGCAATACCTGACCTACATGGGCAACGTCTTCACCGGTGACTTCGGCACCGCCTTCAACGGACAGCCCGTCACCGAGCTGATGGCCACGGCCTTCCCCGTCACCATCCGGCTCACCCTGGTCGCGATCGTCTTCGAGATCGTCATCGGCATCACCCTCGGCGTGCTCACGGGCCTGCGGCGCGGCCGCCCCGTCGACACCTCCGTGCTGCTGCTGACCCTGGTCGTCATCTCCGTCCCCACCTTCGTCACCGGTCTGCTGCTCCAACTGCTGCTCGGCGTCGAATGGGGATGGATCCGGCCGTCCGTCTCGCCCGAGGCGCCGCTCGGCGAACTGATCGTCCCCGGTCTCGTCCTCGCCTCCGTGTCGCTCGCCTACGTCACCCGGCTGACCAGGACCTCCATCGCCGAGAACCGGCGCGCCGACTACGTCCGCACCGCCATCGCCAAGGGACTGCCCCGCCGCCGCGTGATCGGCCGCCATCTGCTGCGCAACTCGCTCATCCCCGTCGTCACCTTCATCGGGGCGGACATCGGCGCCCTGATGGGCGGCGCCATCGTCACCGAGCGGATCTTCAACATCCACGGCGTCGGCTACCAGCTGTACCAGGGCATCCTGCGCCAGAACACCCAGACCGTCGTCGGATTCGTCACCGTCCTCGTGCTGGTCTTCCTCCTGGTGAACCTGATCGTCGACCTGCTGTACGCCGTGCTCGACCCGAGGATCCGCTATGCCTGA